The sequence CTCTCGCTGACGGTGCGCCCCGTCGCGGAGACGATGCCCTGGGTGACGCTGCTGGACAGGCCGAGCGGGTTGCCCATGGCGAGCACGATCTCCCCGACGGCGGCGGTGCCGCCCGGCGCGAAGGTGGCCGGCTTGAGTCCCTTGGGCACCGAGGAGAGCCGGATGACGGCGAGGTCGCCCGCGGGATAGGACGACACGAGCCTGGCGGCCAGCGGGCTGCCACCGGTGGCCAGCGACACCTGGAACGAGGTGGCGTTCCCGATGACGTGCGCGTTGGTGACGATGTCGCCCTTGCTGTCGTAGACGACGCCGGACCCGAGGTCCTGCTTGGTGGTGATCTGGACGACCGAGGGCAGCACGTTCTTGACGGTGCTCTGGTAGGCGTTCTGCAGGGCGTCCGAGGAGCCGGCCTTGTCCACCGCGGCCTTGGCGACGGGTGCACCGGGGCCGGCGTCGGACGCGGCGCGGGGCGCGGGACTGCACCCGGAGGCGAGCAGGACGGCGGTGCACGCCACGGCGGTACCGGTGACGGGCAGCAGGAAACGGTGGCGGCGGTGGTCGTTGCGCGATCGACTCATGCCCGAATTGTCGCTTTCGCGAAGTCCCGTGGCGCGGCCCGGACCGCCAATCGGGTCGTATGACCGCTCGGCGCGGTACGCAGCTCAGCGCGGCGCTCCGCTCAGCCCCGTACCCCGCTCAGCCCCGTACCCCGCACAGGTGCAGCAGCGCCGCCACCGCGCGGTACGGGTCGGTCCGGCCCGCCTGCTCCTCGGCCGCCAGCAGCAGGTCCAGCTCGTGCGGGTCGGGCGGGATCAGCGCCTGGTCGGGGGCGCTGTCGGTGAAGATCCGCACGCCGTACCAGGCGCGAAGCGGCACCCCGATGCCGTCGAGCACCGCGGTCAGTGCCGCGCGGCGGTCGGCGCGGGTGGCCAGGCCGAGCCGGTTGGTGTACGCGTCGGAGCCGAAGGCGCCCAGCGCGGCCGTCCAGTCGCCGAACAGGCCCGGGCGCATGGCGAGCGCGTCACCGTTGCGCACCAGCAGGGACAGCAGGCCGCCCGGGGTGAGCACGCGGGCCAGCGCGGCGAGCAGCGGCTCGGGGTCGGGGACGTACATCAGCACGCCGTGGCAGAGCACCACGTCGAAGCAGGCGGGGCCGAAGTGCCGGCCGGTCTCGCGACCGTCGCCGCGCAGCAGCACGAAGCGCTCGCGGACGTCCGCGGGCTCGGCCGCGACCGCCTGGTGGAGCGCGGCCAGCATCGCCGGGTCGGACTCCAGGCCGGTGACCAGGTGGCCGAGCCGGGCCAGCCGCAGCGACTGGGTGCCCTGGCCGGGGCCGATGTCCAGCACCCGCAGCCGGCGCCGGGCGTGCGCGCCGGCCGGTTGCGGGAAGCACGCGTCCAGCTGCTCGTCGAGCTGGCGGGCGACCAGCTCCTGGCGGACGGTGTTCCGCAGTCCGCCGAGCCCGGCCAGCCAGTTGTCGGCGCCGCCGGTGAAGCCGCCCGAGCCGGGTCCGCCCGGAAGTGCCGGTCCCGGCCCGCCGCCTCGGCCGAACCCCGTGTCGAACCCGTCACGGGCCCCCGACCCGTCGCCGGAACCGGCCGGCCCGCCAAGCGGCCCGGCGGCGCCTCCGGGCATACCGCCGGGCGCGCCGTCGCCGTATCCGTAGTCGTACCCCGCCGGGCCCCCGTGCCCTCCGGTCAGAGTTTGGTGCCGCGGCTGACCTGCGGCTTCGGCAGCCGCAGCCGCCGCATCTGGAGGGTCCGCATCAGTGCGTAGGCGGTCGCGCCCTTGGTGTTCTTGTCCGCGAACCGCAGCCGGAGCTGGCGGCGCAGCAGCACGCTGGTGACCACCGAGTCGATCACGATCGCCACGATCACGACCAGCCACAGCAGCAGCGACAGGTCCTGCATGGAGCCGGCGATGCTCAGCACCAGGATCACGACCGCCAGCGGCAGGAAGAACTCCGCGACGCGGTAGCGGGAGTCGACGTAGTCCCGGACGAACTTGCGCACCGGTCCCTTGTCGCGCGGCGGCAGGTAGCGCTCGTCGCCTCCGGCCAGCGCCTGGCGCTGCTTGGCCATGTCGACCCTGCGGGACTCCCGGGCCTGCTTCGCCGCCGACTTCCGGTCGGTGGGCGTACTCACCGCCTTACGGCGCTGGCTCTGCGCCTCGCTTCGCTTGGGCGTGGGGCGGCCCTTGGGAGCCTGCGGGTCACGCGACTGGTCCTCCAGCAGCGCCGTGTTACTGGCGCTCTGGGCCTGCTCATCATGGGAACGACGTCGGAACACATCTCCCAGGTTACGTGGTTCCGGCGCCGCACCCCAGCCCCTCACGTACTCCTTGGGCCCTAGGTCACCGAACCGTGATCGTCCCTACGGATGACCGCATCCGATCCCGAACAGTGCGGTAATGGAACCAAGGCCCGTAGGCTGGGGTCTGTAGAGGTGCTGGAGCAGTTGCCGAGAAGGGGGCGCGCGAGGCCCATGAGCGGTGTCATGAAGCGGATGGGAATGATCTTCCGCGCGAAGGCCAACAAGGCCCTGGACCGGGCCGAGGACCCGCGCGAGACCCTCGACTACTCGTACCAGAAGCAGCTTGAGCTGCTTCAGAAGGTGCGCCGAGGAGTGGCCGACGTGGCCACGTCCCGCAAGCGGCTGGAATTGCAGCTCAACGAGCTGAACAAGAAGTCATCCACCTACGAGGACCAGGGCCGCAAGGCGCTCGCGCTCGGCCGGGAGGATCTGGCCCGCGAGGCGCTGTCCCGCCGGGCCGCGCTCCAGCAGCAGGTCACCGACCTGGAGACGCAGCACACCCAGCTCCAGGGCGAGGAGGAGAAGCTCACGCTCGCCTCCCAGCGGCTGCAGGCCAAGGTGGACGCCTTCCGCACGAAGAAGGAGACCATCAAGGCCACGTACACCGCGGCCCAGGCGCAGACGCAGATCGGCGAGGCCTTCTCGGGTATCTCCGAGGAGATGGGCGACGTCGGCATGGCGATCCAGCGTGCCGAGGACAAGACCGAGCAGCTGCGCGCGCGGGCCGGTGCCCTCGACGAGCTGATGGCCTCCGGCGCCCTGGACGACCCGAGCGGCCTCGCCAAGGACGACCTCCAGGCGGAGCTGGACCGGCTCTCCGGCGGCAGCGACGTCGAGCTGGAACTCCAGCGGATGAAGGCGGAGCTGGCCGGCGGCAGTGGCAGCACCCCGGCGATCGAGGGCGGTCAGAACGGCCAGGGCACCCAGGGGCAGCCCCAGGACACGCCCCGGTTCGACAAGAACTAGTCGCCCTACCGAGCCTTACGGAGGAGGCCGTCGTGATCGTACGGATCATGGGGGAGGGCCAGGTGCAGGTGGAGGACTCCCATCTCACCGCGCTCAACAAGCTCGACACCGAACTGCTCGCCGCCGTCCAGTCCGGCGACGAGCCCGCTTTCCGCCGAACCCTCAGCGCCCTCCTCGACGGCGTCCGCGGCTTCGGTGAACCTCTCCCCGACGACGCCCTGATGCCGTCGGAGCTGATCCTCCCGGCACCGGACGCCACCCTGGAGACGGTCCGCGACATGCTCAACGACGACGGCCTCATCCCGGGATAGCCCTCCGGGGCAGTTCGGCCGTCACAACGGTGCCCAACAGGGGCGCGGGGAACTGCGCGGGCAACCGGCCACCGGCCGGTGGTCCGGACACGACAGCAACAGCCCCTTCGGGTCGGTGACGACCCGCGGGGCCGCGACGTGGCTGACCGCGCAGTTCCCCGCGCCCCTGCGTGTGTGCGGCTCCTTCCGCGGAAGAAGCTCGAGACCGCCAGGCACCCCGCAGGGGGTATTACCGTTGCTTACCGTGCAGTACCCATCGGGAGTCCTCGCACCGTGGCAGTGGCTGCGGGCCCACCAGACCACGGCCGACGCCGGGCTGGCGGCAGCCGTCTTCGTGGTGATCCTGCTGGGCAGCGTGCTGGGCGCGGACACCTACCAGCTGAGCCCGGTGGACGTCGGGCTGGCCGCGCCCGCCTGCGCGTCGCTGAGCCTGCGCCGCCGCGCCCCGTGGTCGGTGCTCGCCTTCACCTGCGCGTTGTGCGCCGTGTTCACCGCGCTGCGCCCGGCCGACGGCCGGGTCCCGGTGATCCTGGCGGCGGCGATGGCGCTGTTCACGGTCGCGGCCCGTACCGACCGGCACACCACGTGGCTGACCGGTCTCGCGGTCTGCGTCGGGCTGACCGCGCTCGCGATGTCCTTCGGCAACGGCCCCTGGTACGGCCAGGCGAACTTCGCGGTCTTCGCGTGGACCGGGATGGCGGCCGCGGCCGGTGACGCGGTGCGCAGCCGCCGGGCGTACATCACCGCGATCGAGGAGCGCGCGGAGCGGGCCGAGCGCAGCCGGGAGCAGGAGGCGCGGCGGCGGGTCGCCGAGGAGCGGATGCGGATCGCCCGCGAGCTGCACGACGTCGTCGCCCACCACATCGCGCTGGTCAACGTCCAGGCGGGCGTGGCCGCGCATGTCATGGACTCCCGCCCGGACCAGGCCAAGCAGGCCCTCGCCCACGTCCGCGAGGCGAGCCGGACCGCGCTGGCCGAACTGCGCACCACCGTGGGGCTGCTGCGGCAGTCCGGCGAGCCCGAGGCGCCGATGGAGCCGGCGCCGGGGCTGGCGGTGCTGGACCAGTTGCTGGACGGTTTCCGGCGGGCGGGGCTGCGGGTCGCGGTCGAGTGCGAGGGCCAGGGGCCGGACGGGGCGGAGCCGCCCGCGCTGCCCGCGTCCGTGGACCTGACCGCGTACCGGGTGATCCAGGAGTCGCTGACCAACGTGCAGAAGCACGCCGGGCCGCAGGCGGGCGCGGTGGTGCGGATCAGCCGGGCCGGCGGGGAGCTGCGGGTCGTGGTGGACGACGACGGCGCGCCCGGTGCCGCGGCCGGGCCGGCGTCACCGCTGTTCGGCGGGATGGCGCCGGAGCAGGACGCCGGCGTGGCGCGGGACCGCGGCGGGCCGGAGGAGGCGCGCGGCGGGGCGCCGGAGCGCGTGCGTACGGCGGCGGGCGGCCCGGACGCGGGTGCTTCGGCGCGCGGCACGGGCGCGGGAGGAGCGGGGGGCGGCGCGGGAGGAGCGGGGGGCGGCCACGGCCTGCTCGGCATGCACGAACGCGCCTCCGCGCTCGGCGGGGTCTGCCGCACCGGCGCCCGGCCCGGCGGCGGCTTCCGCGTCTCGGTCCGGCTGCCGCTGGCGGTGCCCCCGCACGGTGCGGCGACGCCGTCCCCGTAACCTGGCCGTATGGCGACGACCCTTGGCAACGGTGACGTTCCCCCGCTCGGCGTCGTGAAGGTGCTGCTCGCCGACGACCAGGCGTTGCTACGGGGCGCGTTGCGCATGCTGGTGGAGTCCGAGCCGGACATGGTCGTGGTGGGCGAGGCGGTGGACGGGGCCGAGGCCGTCCGGCTGGTGCGGGCCGAGCGGCCGGACGTGGTGCTGATGGACATCCGGATGCCGGGCACCGACGGGATCGCGGCCACCCGGGAGATCCTCGCCGACCCCGAACTCGCCAGGATCGCGGTGCTGGTGCTGACCACCTTCGAGGCGGACGAGTACGTGGTGCGGGCGATCCTCGCCGGCGCCTCCGGGTTCCTCGGGAAGGGCGCCGAGCCGGACGAGCTGCTCAGCGCGATCCGCACCGTGGCCA comes from Streptomyces sp. NBC_00448 and encodes:
- a CDS encoding S1C family serine protease; amino-acid sequence: MSRSRNDHRRHRFLLPVTGTAVACTAVLLASGCSPAPRAASDAGPGAPVAKAAVDKAGSSDALQNAYQSTVKNVLPSVVQITTKQDLGSGVVYDSKGDIVTNAHVIGNATSFQVSLATGGSPLAARLVSSYPAGDLAVIRLSSVPKGLKPATFAPGGTAAVGEIVLAMGNPLGLSSSVTQGIVSATGRTVSESGSDGSSGSSGGTGATIPDMVQTSAAINPGNSGGALVNLDNQVIGIPTLAATDPQLGSGAAPGIGFAIPSSAVKRIADQIIKSGKVTDSGRAALDVTVRGVVGSNFQPAGAAIVSATKGGAAAKAGLKAGDVITKVGSTPITTVQSLTEALAALKPGDKVKVTYVRDSSTKTAEVTLGSLT
- a CDS encoding methyltransferase domain-containing protein; the protein is MAGLGGLRNTVRQELVARQLDEQLDACFPQPAGAHARRRLRVLDIGPGQGTQSLRLARLGHLVTGLESDPAMLAALHQAVAAEPADVRERFVLLRGDGRETGRHFGPACFDVVLCHGVLMYVPDPEPLLAALARVLTPGGLLSLLVRNGDALAMRPGLFGDWTAALGAFGSDAYTNRLGLATRADRRAALTAVLDGIGVPLRAWYGVRIFTDSAPDQALIPPDPHELDLLLAAEEQAGRTDPYRAVAALLHLCGVRG
- a CDS encoding DUF3043 domain-containing protein; amino-acid sequence: MFRRRSHDEQAQSASNTALLEDQSRDPQAPKGRPTPKRSEAQSQRRKAVSTPTDRKSAAKQARESRRVDMAKQRQALAGGDERYLPPRDKGPVRKFVRDYVDSRYRVAEFFLPLAVVILVLSIAGSMQDLSLLLWLVVIVAIVIDSVVTSVLLRRQLRLRFADKNTKGATAYALMRTLQMRRLRLPKPQVSRGTKL
- a CDS encoding PspA/IM30 family protein, with translation MSGVMKRMGMIFRAKANKALDRAEDPRETLDYSYQKQLELLQKVRRGVADVATSRKRLELQLNELNKKSSTYEDQGRKALALGREDLAREALSRRAALQQQVTDLETQHTQLQGEEEKLTLASQRLQAKVDAFRTKKETIKATYTAAQAQTQIGEAFSGISEEMGDVGMAIQRAEDKTEQLRARAGALDELMASGALDDPSGLAKDDLQAELDRLSGGSDVELELQRMKAELAGGSGSTPAIEGGQNGQGTQGQPQDTPRFDKN
- the pspAA gene encoding PspA-associated protein PspAA — protein: MIVRIMGEGQVQVEDSHLTALNKLDTELLAAVQSGDEPAFRRTLSALLDGVRGFGEPLPDDALMPSELILPAPDATLETVRDMLNDDGLIPG
- a CDS encoding sensor histidine kinase, giving the protein MQYPSGVLAPWQWLRAHQTTADAGLAAAVFVVILLGSVLGADTYQLSPVDVGLAAPACASLSLRRRAPWSVLAFTCALCAVFTALRPADGRVPVILAAAMALFTVAARTDRHTTWLTGLAVCVGLTALAMSFGNGPWYGQANFAVFAWTGMAAAAGDAVRSRRAYITAIEERAERAERSREQEARRRVAEERMRIARELHDVVAHHIALVNVQAGVAAHVMDSRPDQAKQALAHVREASRTALAELRTTVGLLRQSGEPEAPMEPAPGLAVLDQLLDGFRRAGLRVAVECEGQGPDGAEPPALPASVDLTAYRVIQESLTNVQKHAGPQAGAVVRISRAGGELRVVVDDDGAPGAAAGPASPLFGGMAPEQDAGVARDRGGPEEARGGAPERVRTAAGGPDAGASARGTGAGGAGGGAGGAGGGHGLLGMHERASALGGVCRTGARPGGGFRVSVRLPLAVPPHGAATPSP
- a CDS encoding response regulator transcription factor — encoded protein: MATTLGNGDVPPLGVVKVLLADDQALLRGALRMLVESEPDMVVVGEAVDGAEAVRLVRAERPDVVLMDIRMPGTDGIAATREILADPELARIAVLVLTTFEADEYVVRAILAGASGFLGKGAEPDELLSAIRTVAKGEALLSPAATKSLISRFVAQQHGVDDEPRTVPGLDTLTSREREVLIEVAGGLTNDAIAARLGVSPLTVKTHINHTMAKLAAHDRAQLVVAAYESGLVRPQRP